A window from Solanum stenotomum isolate F172 chromosome 5, ASM1918654v1, whole genome shotgun sequence encodes these proteins:
- the LOC125863708 gene encoding uncharacterized protein LOC125863708 yields the protein MRRPTRVVISDEPSRVNILKRASVSTTQSAHQSHNASTHVAPQSGYTISTPTVVPSSGYQTLQGYSHLGRGSTIPSSSASQCNSLNTSNGSIGLSNLHLESNGSEPNTPTTQHSDAHGPQPGDRDNFRRLIIEPLGYNLRPDVGMTKIILKCIGTHYNGVYPNWSSIPLDTQGQMFNEFKKYYVWAPEHEDDIQVNFKLKASKLLSSTFCDCRRENIMPKFMLPDRWALLLKHWSTDEKFKKRSEIGKMARASEREALCTLEKELGRLVAVAEMFKVTHVKKSANPTEKERWIEPRAQDTYEYRSTLPLESRDRPFTQEKNKNLWKQSAGEPIRGSIYGYPKKAYQEKKSWYCGSSSSSFDGGDRETISAMESKIAYLNAELAAVAEKKKKREEKEKKREEEIAAAKEVENKRYAVLQAQLTFLFESENILPPCPASSDENDKSDKESEGDENGKSDKESEGE from the exons ATGAGAAGGCCCACTAGGGTCGTGATATCTGATGAGCCCTCTCgagttaatattttaaaacgAGCCTCAGTTTCAACTACTCAGTCGGCACACCAGTCACATAATGCCTCTACTCATGTGGCTCCACAATCTGGTTATACTATATCTACACCCACTGTGGTACCTAGTTCGGGGTATCAAACTTTGCAGGGCTATTCACATCTTGGTCGTGGGTCTACCATACCATCATCTAGTGCTAGTCAGTGCAATAGTTTGAATACTAGTAATGGATCAATTGGACTTTCCAATCTTCATCTCGAATCCAATGGCTCGGAGCCTAATACTCCTACCACCCAACACTCAGATGCACATGGTCCTCAGCCAGGCGATAGAGACAATTTTCGGAGACTCATCATCGAGCCATTAGGATACAA CTTACGTCCGGATGTGGGTATGACaaagattattttaaagtgcATCGGAACTCACTATAATGGTGTGTATCCGAATTGGAGTTCGATTCCACTTGACACCCAAGGGCAGATGTTCAATGAATTTAag AAATATTATGTATGGGCTCCCGAACACGAGGATGACATTCAAGTGAACTTCAAGCTTAAAGCTTCAAAGTTGCTTTCTAGCACATTTTGTGATTGTCGGAGAGAAAACATAATGCCTAAGTTTATGTTACCGGATCGATGGGCTCTGTTACTGAAACATTGGAGTActgatgaaaaatttaaaaagaggagTGAGATTGGGAAGATGGCTCGTGCATCAGAAAGGGAGGCTCTTTGCACACTG gAAAAAGAGTTGGGTAGGCTGGTAGCTGTAGCAGAGATGTTCAAGGTTACTCACGTCAAGAAGAGTGCGAACCCCacagaaaaagaaagatggattGAGCCACGTGCTCAAGATACATAT GAATATCGTAGTACTCTACCTCTTGAGAGTCGGGACAGACCATTTACacaagaaaaaaacaagaatctTTGGAAACAGAGTGCTGGTGAACCGATTAGAGGTTCAATCTACGGCTATCCAAAAAAGGCGTATCAGGAGAAGAAGTCTTGGTATTGTGGTTCATCATCCTCAAGCTTTGATGGCGGGGATAGAGAGACAATATCTGCAATGGAGAGTAAGATAGCTTATCTCAATGCCGAGCTTGCTGCTGTAGccgaaaaaaagaagaagagagaagaaaaagagaagaagagagaggaGGAGATTGCGGCAGCAAAGGAGGTAGAGAACAAGAGGTATGCAGTGCTTCAGGCccaactaacttttctttttgaatcagaAAATATTCTTCCTCCATGTCCGGCCAGTAgtgatgagaatgataagtCTGATAAGGAAAGTGAGGGTGATGAGAATGGTAAGTCTGACAAGGAGAGTGAGGGTGAATAG